The Tachyglossus aculeatus isolate mTacAcu1 chromosome 4, mTacAcu1.pri, whole genome shotgun sequence genome contains a region encoding:
- the DDRGK1 gene encoding DDRGK domain-containing protein 1 isoform X2 gives MEPLWYVLVAVVLAALIAFVSRSRGPQRPAEQQQEHHEAVAAEVVARPRVPAPAPEEERGEGMPRRRRNMGNRILAQRRAQQAEEVMEAREEEEEEVTEVAAPGKIGAKKQRKLEEKQARKSQREAEEAEREERKQLEMRRAEQRQKEAEQLRLEEERKEEEERKAKEERERQEHEEYLKLKESFVVEEEGEGDAMTEDETRNFLAEFVSYIKEAKIVLLEDLASHMGLRTQDAINRVQDLLANGTLTGVIDDRGKFIYITAEELAAMAQFIRQRGRVSIAELAQASTTLINLAPEPARPPAPLTPA, from the exons ATGGAGCCGCTGTGGTACGTGTTGGTGGCCGTGGTGCTCGCCGCCCTCATCGCCTTCGTGAGCCGGAGCCGGGGTCCGCAGAGGCCAG CCGAGCAACAGCAGGAGCACCATGAGGCCGTGGCGGCAGAGGTGGTGGCGAGACCCCGTGTCCCGGCTCCAGccccagaggaggagaggggagaggggatgcccCGGCGGCGGAGAAACATGGGGAACCGTATCCTGGCCCAGCGGCGAGCTCAGCAAGCAGAGGAAGTGATGGAAg ccagggaagaggaggaggaggaggtgaccgAGGTGGCCGCTCCCGGGAAAATCGGGGCCAAGAAGCAGAGGAAGCTGGAGGAGAAGCAGGCGAGGAAATCTCAGCGGGAG GCCGAAGAGGCAGAGCGTGAGGAGCGGAAGCAGCTGGAGATGCGGAGGGCTGAGCAGAGACAGAAGGAGGCGGAGCAGctccgtctagaggaggagcggaag gaagaggaagagcggaAGGCCAAGGAGGAGCGGGAGCGGCAGGAGCACGAGGAGTACCTGAAGCTCAAAGAGAGCtttgtggtggaggaggaaggagagggcgatGCCATGACGGAAGATGAG ACCCGCAATTTCCTCGCCGAATTCGTCAGCTACATCAAG GAGGCCAAGATTGTCCTTCTGGAAGACCTggcttcccacatggggctccggaCTCAG GACGCCATCAACCGGGTCCAGGACTTGCTGGCCAATGGCACTTTGACAG ggGTGATAGACGACCGTGGGAAATTCATCTATATCACCGCCGAGGAGCTGGCAGCCATGGCCCAGTTCATCCGCCAACGGGGCCGCGTGTCGATCGCCGAGCTGGCACAGGCCAGCACCACCCTCATCAACCTGGCCCCCGAGCCTGCTCGGCCCCCCGCTCCCCTGAcaccagcctga
- the DDRGK1 gene encoding DDRGK domain-containing protein 1 isoform X1 yields the protein MEPLWYVLVAVVLAALIAFVSRSRGPQRPAEQQQEHHEAVAAEVVARPRVPAPAPEEERGEGMPRRRRNMGNRILAQRRAQQAEEVMEAAREEEEEEVTEVAAPGKIGAKKQRKLEEKQARKSQREAEEAEREERKQLEMRRAEQRQKEAEQLRLEEERKEEEERKAKEERERQEHEEYLKLKESFVVEEEGEGDAMTEDETRNFLAEFVSYIKEAKIVLLEDLASHMGLRTQDAINRVQDLLANGTLTGVIDDRGKFIYITAEELAAMAQFIRQRGRVSIAELAQASTTLINLAPEPARPPAPLTPA from the exons ATGGAGCCGCTGTGGTACGTGTTGGTGGCCGTGGTGCTCGCCGCCCTCATCGCCTTCGTGAGCCGGAGCCGGGGTCCGCAGAGGCCAG CCGAGCAACAGCAGGAGCACCATGAGGCCGTGGCGGCAGAGGTGGTGGCGAGACCCCGTGTCCCGGCTCCAGccccagaggaggagaggggagaggggatgcccCGGCGGCGGAGAAACATGGGGAACCGTATCCTGGCCCAGCGGCGAGCTCAGCAAGCAGAGGAAGTGATGGAAg cagccagggaagaggaggaggaggaggtgaccgAGGTGGCCGCTCCCGGGAAAATCGGGGCCAAGAAGCAGAGGAAGCTGGAGGAGAAGCAGGCGAGGAAATCTCAGCGGGAG GCCGAAGAGGCAGAGCGTGAGGAGCGGAAGCAGCTGGAGATGCGGAGGGCTGAGCAGAGACAGAAGGAGGCGGAGCAGctccgtctagaggaggagcggaag gaagaggaagagcggaAGGCCAAGGAGGAGCGGGAGCGGCAGGAGCACGAGGAGTACCTGAAGCTCAAAGAGAGCtttgtggtggaggaggaaggagagggcgatGCCATGACGGAAGATGAG ACCCGCAATTTCCTCGCCGAATTCGTCAGCTACATCAAG GAGGCCAAGATTGTCCTTCTGGAAGACCTggcttcccacatggggctccggaCTCAG GACGCCATCAACCGGGTCCAGGACTTGCTGGCCAATGGCACTTTGACAG ggGTGATAGACGACCGTGGGAAATTCATCTATATCACCGCCGAGGAGCTGGCAGCCATGGCCCAGTTCATCCGCCAACGGGGCCGCGTGTCGATCGCCGAGCTGGCACAGGCCAGCACCACCCTCATCAACCTGGCCCCCGAGCCTGCTCGGCCCCCCGCTCCCCTGAcaccagcctga